The window CTGTTTTAGGCATAGAGCAACCTCTTAAGGTCGTTCGGGTCGTAGGCGTACTCCATGGCGGTGCCGAGGTGCATCACGCCTTGGTTCACCAGGTCGGCCAAGGACTGCTCCATCGTCTGCATGCCTATGCTTGTCCCCGTCTGGATGAGGGTCTTTATCTGGTTTGTCTTGCCCTCCTTTATGCAGTTGCGCACCGCGGCGTTGGCGAGGAGTATCTCCGTGGCGACACCCCTTCCGCCGGTGGACAGGGGCAGAAGCTGTTGAGAGCATATACCGATTATTATGGAGGCCAGCTGTATGCGTATCTGCTGCTGCTGGTGGGGAGGGAATACGTCTATTATCCTGTCGATCGACTGGGCGGCGTCCTGGGTGTGAAGAGTGCCCATGACAAGGTGCCCTGTCTCGGCGGCCGTGATCGCGGCGGCGACAGTCTCGAGGTCCCTCATCTCGCCTATCAGTATCACGTCGGGGTCCTGCCGCAGGGCGCGCTTGAGCGCCTCGGCGAAGCTGTCCGTGTCTATGCCGACGTGACGTTGGTGCACTATGCACTTTTCGGACTTGAAGATGTACTCGATCGGGTCCTCGATCGTGATTATGTGCTCCTTGCGGGTGCAGTTGATCATCTGGACGAGGGCGGCGAGGGTGGAGCTCTTTCCGTGCCCGGTGGGGCCGGTCACCAGGAAGAGGCCCCTTCTCTGCTCGGTGATCCGGGCGAGGACGGGGGGCAGTTTCAGCTCTTCCAAGGTGCGCACGCGCATCGGTATCAGCCGGAGGGCGATGCCCATCCTCCCCGATTCGTAGTAGGCGTTGCCTCGAAAGCGCAACTCCTTGCCGTCCGGCGAGCGATAGGTGAAGCTGAAGTCGTGCTCCTTGCTCTTCTTGAACCTGCCGATCTCCGGCGGCAGGAGCAGAGATTCAAGCACGTTTTCCATGTCCTCCGCGGAGAGTGATGGATACTCGGGATGCTGGTCGATCTTCCCGTCCACACGGAAGGCAGGCTGCAGTCCCTCGCTGAGGTGAAGATCGCTTGCGTCGAGTTCTCCGGCCTTCGTCAAAAGGTCGTCGATGCGCAAAAGAGCTCCTCTCCTTTCGTCATGCAAAAGTGATGCTCATCACATCTTCAACGCTGGTAACGCCGGATGCCACTTTTTGCACTCCCGCCTCCCTCAGCGTTTTCATGCCCAGTCTTATAGCCTCTTTGCGTATTACGTCCGCGCTTGCGCCGTTGACTATCAGCTCGCGGATCGATTCGGTGACTACGAGTATCTCGAAAATCCCCTGCCTGCCCCTGTAGCCGAGGCCGCGGCAGTCGTTGCAGCCCACCGGCTTGAAGCCTTTTGTGCCGGCGGGAAGGCCGAGCGTCGCGCATACCGGGTCGGGGATAAGGTACTCCTCCTTGCACGAGGGGCAGAGGGCGCGGACCAGCCGCTGGGCTATGATGGCGATCAGGGAGGATGACACCAGGAACGGGGCTATCCCCATGTCGGAGAGCCGGATAGGGGCGCTGGGGGCGTCGTTCGTGTGCAGGGTGGAGAGCACGAGGTGTCCGGTAAGTGCGGCTCGTATCGCCAGTTGTGCCGTAAGGCCGTCGCGGATCTCGCCCACCATAATCTTGTCCGGGTCCTGCCTCAGAATCGAGCGAAGGGTGGACTCGAAGGTCAGCCCCGCCCTCTCGTTCACCTGGACCTGGCTTATTCCGTACATGGAGTACTCAACCGGGTCCTCAACTGTGATTATGTTGACCTCGGGCCTGTTGATCTGCTCCAGTATCGAGTAGAGGGTAGTGGACTTTCCGCTTCCCGTCGGGCCGGTGACCAACACCACCCCGTTCGGCGCCTCGCAGATGTAGTCCAGCTTCTCCTTGTCGTCCTCCTCCAGGCCGAGCCTTTTAAGGCCGACCATGGCCTTCTCCTGGTCGAGTATTCGTATGACTATCTTCTCTCCGTAGACGGTCGGGAGGGAGGAGACTCGGAGGTCGACCCTGCGCCCCAGGATCTTTATCAGGATGCGCCCGTCCTGCGGCCTGCGCCTCTCCGAGATGTCCATGCCGGACATGATCTTGAGACGCGACGTCAGTGCCGGATGGAGGACTTTCTGGTAGTCGAGCGCGTTGTAGAGGGCCCCGTCGATCCTGTAACGAACTCGGGCGCTTCTCTCGAACGGCTCTATGTGAATGTCCGAGCAGTGCTCCCTGACGGCTTGCTCTATGACGTTGTTGACAAGCTGAACCACGGGGGCGTCGTCCGGGGAGCTGGTAGCGGCGGTCATCACGCTCGTCTCTTCTTCAGCGCTTTCCATGAACTCGACGCTGGCGCCTTCCAGGGTTTCCTGTATGGTGTAAAACCGCTCGAGGTTCATCTCTAGCTCCGAGGCGGAGACTATGCCGATGCGGATCTCCATGCCGGAGATCATCCTGACCTCGTCCTGGGCCAGGACGTCCAGCGGATCGGCCATCGCGACGAGAAGCACGTTTTCGTCCTCGACGGCCAGCGGTACTAGCTGAAGCCTTTTGGCCACGGCGTGAGGCACCATTCTAAGGGCCTCTGTCATGGGACGGTACCGCGACAGGGTGTAGATGTGGAGTTTCAACTGGTTCGCCAGGGTCTCCAGGAGGTTGCCCTCTGTTATGACGTTGTTTGACAAGAGCAGCTGCCCCAGTTTTAGTCCTGTGCGCTTCTGCTCTTTTAAAGCTTCCTGCAACTGGTTCTCGGTGATCGAGCCTGATTGCACCAGGAGATCACCAAGTCTGGGCATCTTTGCCATATTAACTCCCCTTTGTGTCGACACTTGTGCTGCAAGAAGGATGATATCCCATCGGGATGAATTAAACAATAAAAAGACAAAAAAACCGCTCTCCGGGAGGAGAGCGGAAAAGACTCCGCTGGAATAACTGGTGGAGATGATCGGATTCGAACCGACGACTTCCTGCGTGCAAGGCAGGCGCTCTCCCGCTGAGCTACATCCCCGTTTTTGCTGCATTGGTGAAAATGGTGGGCCGAGGGGGATTCG of the Synergistaceae bacterium genome contains:
- a CDS encoding type IV pilus twitching motility protein PilT, with the translated sequence MRIDDLLTKAGELDASDLHLSEGLQPAFRVDGKIDQHPEYPSLSAEDMENVLESLLLPPEIGRFKKSKEHDFSFTYRSPDGKELRFRGNAYYESGRMGIALRLIPMRVRTLEELKLPPVLARITEQRRGLFLVTGPTGHGKSSTLAALVQMINCTRKEHIITIEDPIEYIFKSEKCIVHQRHVGIDTDSFAEALKRALRQDPDVILIGEMRDLETVAAAITAAETGHLVMGTLHTQDAAQSIDRIIDVFPPHQQQQIRIQLASIIIGICSQQLLPLSTGGRGVATEILLANAAVRNCIKEGKTNQIKTLIQTGTSIGMQTMEQSLADLVNQGVMHLGTAMEYAYDPNDLKRLLYA
- a CDS encoding type II/IV secretion system protein produces the protein MAKMPRLGDLLVQSGSITENQLQEALKEQKRTGLKLGQLLLSNNVITEGNLLETLANQLKLHIYTLSRYRPMTEALRMVPHAVAKRLQLVPLAVEDENVLLVAMADPLDVLAQDEVRMISGMEIRIGIVSASELEMNLERFYTIQETLEGASVEFMESAEEETSVMTAATSSPDDAPVVQLVNNVIEQAVREHCSDIHIEPFERSARVRYRIDGALYNALDYQKVLHPALTSRLKIMSGMDISERRRPQDGRILIKILGRRVDLRVSSLPTVYGEKIVIRILDQEKAMVGLKRLGLEEDDKEKLDYICEAPNGVVLVTGPTGSGKSTTLYSILEQINRPEVNIITVEDPVEYSMYGISQVQVNERAGLTFESTLRSILRQDPDKIMVGEIRDGLTAQLAIRAALTGHLVLSTLHTNDAPSAPIRLSDMGIAPFLVSSSLIAIIAQRLVRALCPSCKEEYLIPDPVCATLGLPAGTKGFKPVGCNDCRGLGYRGRQGIFEILVVTESIRELIVNGASADVIRKEAIRLGMKTLREAGVQKVASGVTSVEDVMSITFA